GAGCCTGGAAGAGGCCATCGCCTATATCGACGATGACGAATTGGTCGAGGTGACACCGCAATCGATCCGCTTGCGCAAACGCTATCTCGATCCGCATGAGCGCAAGCGCATGTCCAAGAAAGACTAAAACGATTGTCCCCGGCCCCGCGCCGGGGACTTTGTTTCAAGGCACGATCATATAACGCCCGACGGGGATCAGCCCCTTGCCCCCCCGCCGCGTCACGATAATCTCGCCCGATCCGACACCAAGGCCGGTCAGCGCCGTGATATTGACCTGATGGGTCACGATCAGCACCCGCGCCGCCTCGGGCAATGTTTCGATCATCTGCAACGTCGCCTTGGTCTGCCCCTCGGGGTCACCCTGCCCCGCGTAAAAGGAATCGAGCGGCGGTTGTTCCACCACCGTCCCCATCTCCATCAACGCCGCTGTGTCGAGCGCGCGGCACCAGCGGCTGGACCAGACGTGATCAAAAGTAACCCCCGCCG
The nucleotide sequence above comes from Roseovarius mucosus. Encoded proteins:
- a CDS encoding histidine phosphatase family protein, coding for MRFLLTFWMIVAGSLAGAADLSALKAPGVVALMRHALAPGTGDPAAFRLRDCATQRNLDARGRAQAQETGAALRAAGVTFDHVWSSRWCRALDTAALMEMGTVVEQPPLDSFYAGQGDPEGQTKATLQMIETLPEAARVLIVTHQVNITALTGLGVGSGEIIVTRRGGKGLIPVGRYMIVP